Proteins encoded within one genomic window of Propionispora vibrioides:
- a CDS encoding 5-deoxy-glucuronate isomerase codes for MIGYLNGVKHGYNTITEAANRQHNMLMDIGLCSWKAEDTEVFLDSEQETAFLLLSGKLAISWEGKEQIIERHSLFDESPWCLHIPRNTEVEILAISDCEMIVQKTKNETAFDSKLYRPEDCRCDQFGKGVWNETALRIVRTVFDYSNAPYSNLVVGEVINYPGRWSSYIPHHHPQPEVYFYRFDKPQGFGFSMIGEDVFKIKHNSFSLITGGLVHPQVTAPGYAMYYCWMIRHLPGNPWTDRINDEAHTWLLKPDAAIWSPE; via the coding sequence GTGATTGGTTATTTGAACGGTGTTAAGCATGGGTATAATACGATAACGGAAGCGGCCAATAGACAGCATAACATGCTGATGGATATTGGCTTATGTTCCTGGAAGGCAGAGGATACGGAGGTGTTTTTAGACAGTGAGCAGGAGACGGCATTTTTGCTGTTATCCGGCAAACTGGCTATTAGCTGGGAAGGCAAAGAACAAATTATAGAAAGACATTCTTTGTTCGACGAAAGCCCCTGGTGCCTTCATATTCCCCGGAATACGGAAGTGGAAATCCTGGCAATCAGCGATTGCGAGATGATTGTGCAGAAAACCAAGAATGAAACCGCCTTTGACAGCAAGCTGTATAGACCGGAAGACTGCCGCTGTGATCAATTTGGCAAGGGTGTATGGAACGAAACGGCGCTTAGGATTGTCCGGACGGTGTTTGATTATTCCAACGCGCCTTACTCTAATTTAGTCGTCGGTGAGGTTATTAACTATCCGGGGCGATGGTCCAGCTATATACCGCATCACCATCCGCAGCCGGAAGTATACTTTTACCGCTTCGATAAACCGCAGGGCTTTGGTTTCTCAATGATCGGCGAAGATGTGTTCAAGATTAAGCATAACAGTTTTTCCCTAATAACGGGTGGACTGGTCCATCCGCAGGTAACCGCACCGGGCTATGCCATGTATTATTGTTGGATGATCCGTCATTTGCCCGGTAATCCCTGGACCGACCGGATTAACGATGAAGCGCATACCTGGTTACTGAAGCCGGATGCTGCCATTTGGTCTCCTGAGTAA
- the iolC gene encoding 5-dehydro-2-deoxygluconokinase: MNHIQFDATKPMDIIPVGRATIDLNPNELHRPLYEVATFSMYLGGSPANIAVGMARLGKKVGFLGKVSNDQFGQFIKGYFQKEGVDTSQLSAAQNGESLGLTFTEILSPTESRILMYRNQVADLQLSTEDVSEEYIKNSKILLISGTALATSPSREACFLAMKYAKKHGTIVIFDIDYRSYTWKSKEEISVYYSLAGKMSDIIIGSREEFDLMEILEAENTVKGHQLAEQYLGYGNKIAIIKYGKKGSIAYCNDRRAYKVDSFSIKLLKSFGGGDAYASAFIYGLLENWDVPKALEFATASASMVVASHSCSAAMPKAADIQKFIAERTEKVITEIRWRDDVE, from the coding sequence ATGAATCACATCCAGTTTGATGCCACAAAACCTATGGACATAATCCCCGTAGGCAGAGCAACCATTGACCTTAACCCCAACGAGCTACACCGACCGCTGTACGAAGTAGCCACCTTTTCCATGTACCTGGGCGGATCACCGGCCAATATCGCCGTAGGCATGGCCCGGTTAGGAAAAAAAGTCGGTTTCCTGGGCAAAGTATCGAATGACCAATTTGGCCAATTCATCAAAGGTTATTTCCAAAAAGAAGGCGTCGACACCTCGCAGCTTTCGGCAGCCCAAAATGGCGAGTCTCTCGGATTGACCTTCACGGAAATACTCAGTCCGACCGAAAGCCGCATCCTGATGTACCGCAACCAAGTGGCCGACCTGCAGCTATCGACGGAGGACGTGTCCGAAGAATACATTAAAAACTCAAAAATCCTGTTAATCTCAGGTACAGCCTTGGCAACCAGCCCGTCCCGGGAAGCCTGCTTCCTAGCCATGAAATATGCCAAAAAACACGGAACTATCGTTATCTTTGATATTGACTACCGCAGTTATACCTGGAAATCCAAAGAAGAAATCTCTGTCTACTACTCGCTGGCCGGTAAAATGAGCGATATTATTATCGGCTCCCGCGAAGAATTTGACCTGATGGAAATTCTGGAGGCAGAAAATACCGTCAAAGGCCATCAACTGGCGGAACAATATTTAGGCTATGGCAATAAAATTGCGATCATCAAATACGGGAAAAAAGGCTCGATTGCCTATTGCAACGACCGGCGGGCGTATAAAGTCGATTCCTTCTCCATTAAGCTGTTAAAATCATTCGGCGGCGGCGATGCCTACGCGTCTGCCTTTATCTACGGACTTTTGGAGAATTGGGATGTCCCCAAGGCGTTGGAATTTGCCACGGCTTCCGCATCGATGGTGGTAGCCAGCCATAGTTGTTCGGCGGCGATGCCTAAAGCGGCGGATATTCAAAAATTTATTGCCGAACGGACTGAGAAGGTCATTACAGAAATTAGATGGAGAGATGATGTAGAGTGA
- a CDS encoding class II fructose-bisphosphate aldolase, whose product MSLVTLEQILKQAKAGRYGIGAFNVANMEMVMGAIEAAEELNSPIILQVAEGRLRYSPLPLIGPVMVAAAKAAKVPVAVHYDHGFDLALIKQALELGFSSVMFDGSHGPLDQNIETTRKVMTLAAEFGASVEAEIGKVGGSEGDYAGVEIMITSVEDAKRFYAETQVHALAVAIGTAHGEYKVEPNLRFDRLQEIHDQVAVPLVLHGGSGLLAGDFRRAITHGVSKVNIATASFQSIVKRMYAIFSDNQGVTYFQLHDAIRQATYENVKEHICIFGSNNQCK is encoded by the coding sequence ATGTCTTTAGTTACACTGGAGCAAATACTAAAACAAGCAAAAGCCGGGCGGTATGGCATTGGCGCTTTCAACGTGGCGAACATGGAAATGGTTATGGGAGCCATAGAAGCGGCGGAAGAACTTAACTCGCCGATCATCCTTCAAGTGGCGGAGGGCCGTTTGAGGTATTCCCCCCTGCCGCTCATTGGCCCGGTGATGGTAGCCGCGGCCAAAGCGGCAAAAGTTCCGGTAGCCGTGCACTACGACCATGGCTTTGATCTTGCTTTGATCAAGCAGGCGTTGGAACTTGGCTTCTCTTCGGTCATGTTTGACGGCTCCCATGGTCCCCTGGACCAAAACATAGAGACAACCAGGAAAGTTATGACCCTGGCGGCGGAATTCGGCGCTTCGGTAGAAGCCGAGATTGGCAAGGTCGGCGGCAGTGAAGGCGACTATGCCGGTGTGGAAATCATGATCACCTCGGTAGAAGACGCAAAACGCTTCTACGCCGAGACTCAGGTCCACGCCCTGGCGGTAGCCATCGGTACGGCCCACGGAGAATATAAGGTCGAGCCTAACCTGCGGTTTGACCGGTTGCAGGAAATTCATGACCAGGTCGCCGTGCCGCTGGTGCTGCATGGCGGTTCCGGCCTGTTAGCCGGCGACTTTAGAAGAGCCATTACTCATGGTGTTTCCAAAGTAAATATTGCCACAGCCTCATTTCAAAGCATCGTAAAACGGATGTATGCGATATTCTCGGATAACCAGGGAGTTACCTACTTCCAGCTTCATGACGCCATACGGCAGGCAACGTACGAAAATGTCAAAGAACATATCTGCATTTTCGGCAGTAACAACCAGTGTAAATAA